A window from Sinanaerobacter sp. ZZT-01 encodes these proteins:
- the sigG gene encoding RNA polymerase sporulation sigma factor SigG, with amino-acid sequence MAGKVEICGVNTSKLPVYKDAEMKRMIEKIKGGDKQTRDEFIRGNLRLVLSVIQRFNNRGENSDDLFQVGCIGLIKALDNFDTAHEVKFSTYAVPMIIGEIRRYLRDNNAIRVSRSLRDTAYKALQAKEHLMRQNQREATVMEIAAELDIPREDVVLALDSIQEPISLFEPVFHDDGDAIYVMDQVRDTKNTDAHWVENLSLSEAMKKLTLRERHILTMRFFDGKTQMEVADEIGISQAQVSRLEKGALEKMRRQL; translated from the coding sequence ATGGCAGGCAAAGTAGAAATTTGCGGTGTGAATACATCAAAGCTTCCGGTCTATAAGGATGCGGAAATGAAGAGGATGATCGAGAAAATAAAAGGGGGGGATAAACAGACAAGAGACGAATTTATTAGAGGAAATCTGCGATTGGTATTAAGTGTGATTCAGAGATTTAATAACCGGGGTGAAAATTCAGATGATCTTTTTCAGGTCGGATGTATTGGATTGATTAAGGCCTTGGATAATTTTGATACGGCACATGAGGTTAAATTTTCGACTTATGCAGTGCCGATGATTATTGGAGAAATTCGGCGCTATTTAAGAGATAATAACGCCATTCGAGTCAGCCGTTCTTTGCGGGATACCGCATACAAAGCGCTGCAGGCAAAGGAACATCTGATGCGTCAAAACCAAAGAGAAGCTACGGTTATGGAAATTGCGGCGGAATTAGATATACCCAGAGAAGACGTGGTTTTAGCACTTGACTCGATACAGGAACCAATTTCACTGTTTGAACCGGTTTTTCATGATGACGGTGATGCCATTTATGTAATGGACCAGGTTCGAGATACTAAAAATACGGATGCACATTGGGTAGAAAATCTTTCTTTATCCGAAGCGATGAAAAAGCTGACACTTAGGGAACGCCATATATTAACCATGCGTTTTTTTGATGGCAAAACACAAATGGAAGTTGCGGATGAGATCGGAATCAGCCAGGCTCAGGTTTCCAGATTAGAAAAAGGAGCATTGGAAAAAATGCGAAGACAATTATAA
- a CDS encoding MATE family efflux transporter, producing MLTFLQRNTYFRQEKGFYRKVLYIAIPIVLQNMISIGLNIIDTLMVGRVGVLELAAVGAGNQIYFIFTTICYGIFSGAAVYTAQYWGIKDIKNIRKVLGIDYVVAIFMALVVSFCVWIFAPDILWLFARNTSVIELGSKYLRVACFSYLFTAVSFAINYNCRSIQQLKVPTIINATALLINTILNYGLIYGNLGLPEMGVRGAAIATVIARILETIVLLTYIYHHPEHPLAGQMSELFSFSRTMFKKVMKTAVPVVLSESGWSIATAITFIAYGILGASALAVVQVASVVNEFFQSLFFGIGNAAAVMLGEKLGRGETEKAESYSQTFLRVLFVMSVVITAFLILIRGGIADLYQFDAMTEELLMNTLFVWSLFLGPKMIVYILVCGILRSGGDTQFTMVFDLAGNWLLGIPLAFLGVLVFHLSLPLAVGLSSMSEIVKAIIFWRRYKSKKWIRILIES from the coding sequence ATGTTAACATTTCTACAAAGAAACACGTATTTTCGGCAAGAAAAGGGGTTTTATCGCAAGGTATTATATATTGCAATTCCGATTGTTTTGCAAAATATGATCAGCATCGGTTTGAATATCATTGATACTCTGATGGTAGGGCGGGTTGGTGTCCTGGAACTGGCAGCCGTTGGTGCAGGTAATCAAATATATTTTATTTTTACAACTATATGTTATGGGATTTTCAGCGGAGCTGCGGTTTACACTGCACAGTATTGGGGGATAAAAGATATTAAAAACATTCGAAAAGTGCTGGGAATTGATTATGTAGTAGCAATTTTTATGGCGCTTGTTGTTTCTTTTTGTGTATGGATATTTGCACCGGATATATTATGGCTCTTTGCGAGAAATACTTCTGTTATTGAGTTGGGAAGTAAGTACCTTAGGGTGGCATGTTTTTCTTATCTGTTTACTGCGGTATCCTTTGCCATTAATTATAATTGTAGGTCTATTCAGCAGCTAAAGGTTCCTACTATTATTAATGCTACTGCACTTCTTATAAATACGATATTAAATTACGGGCTTATTTATGGCAATTTAGGTTTACCCGAGATGGGGGTAAGAGGAGCGGCAATTGCAACAGTTATTGCGAGAATTTTAGAAACGATTGTTTTGCTTACCTATATTTATCATCATCCGGAACACCCTTTAGCAGGGCAAATGAGCGAGCTGTTCTCGTTTAGCCGTACAATGTTTAAAAAAGTGATGAAAACGGCGGTACCGGTTGTACTCTCGGAAAGCGGGTGGAGCATAGCGACGGCAATTACTTTTATTGCTTATGGGATTTTGGGTGCATCCGCTCTTGCAGTGGTTCAAGTAGCATCGGTTGTCAATGAATTCTTTCAGTCACTATTTTTTGGAATTGGCAATGCTGCTGCCGTTATGCTGGGAGAAAAATTGGGACGTGGCGAGACAGAAAAAGCCGAAAGCTACAGCCAGACATTTTTAAGAGTTTTGTTTGTAATGAGTGTTGTGATTACAGCTTTCTTAATTTTAATACGAGGAGGGATTGCAGATTTGTATCAATTTGATGCGATGACAGAAGAATTGCTGATGAACACGCTTTTTGTATGGTCATTATTCTTAGGACCGAAAATGATTGTTTATATACTCGTTTGCGGTATTTTGCGCTCCGGAGGAGATACACAGTTCACAATGGTGTTTGACTTGGCAGGAAATTGGTTGCTTGGAATCCCGCTTGCTTTTTTAGGAGTTCTTGTCTTTCATCTTTCACTTCCCCTTGCAGTGGGACTTTCTTCTATGAGTGAGATTGTAAAAGCAATAATTTTTTGGCGAAGATATAAAAGTAAAAAATGGATTCGTATTTTAATTGAATCATAA
- a CDS encoding amidohydrolase, whose product MKIKIINANILRMVQDEGVITGDLAISGEDIAFIGKVPDDFVADKTIDGSNTLVIPGLINAHTHTPMSILRNFANDLELMDWLTTAIFPAEDRMDEECGYYGALLSMIELIRSGCTAFEEQYMFVDSIAKAVFESGMRANIARGLVGDGEDEGSLQRLQENIDLYHKWHKKGEGRIHVDFGPHAPYTCQDGILKKVIEAAESLPDSGIHIHLCETQTEVKGSIEQYGMTPIERMEKLGLFEKKRVVAAHGVHLTDRDIAIIKKYDVNIVHNPSSNLKLASGFAPVAKLMSEGINVALGTDGSSSNNNVNMIEELHIAGILAKAVAQDAKALPAYEIIKMATINGAKALGIEEQTGSLEIGKKADIAIIDMSGAHWYPQTDLIAAVAYSMQGNDVRDVICNGKLLMEDRKLLTISEKDVIDKIQTLSKKVLGQI is encoded by the coding sequence ATGAAGATTAAAATTATAAATGCAAATATATTGAGAATGGTTCAAGATGAAGGTGTGATTACCGGAGATCTTGCGATTAGTGGAGAGGATATTGCATTTATAGGAAAAGTGCCGGATGATTTTGTGGCAGATAAGACGATAGACGGTTCTAATACTTTGGTAATCCCGGGGTTAATTAACGCGCATACGCATACACCGATGTCTATCTTGCGTAATTTTGCAAATGATTTGGAGTTGATGGATTGGCTGACTACAGCTATTTTCCCTGCTGAAGACCGCATGGATGAGGAGTGTGGTTATTACGGTGCACTTTTAAGTATGATTGAACTGATCCGAAGCGGCTGCACTGCGTTTGAAGAGCAGTATATGTTTGTTGACAGTATCGCAAAAGCCGTTTTTGAAAGTGGAATGAGGGCGAATATTGCAAGAGGTCTTGTTGGTGATGGCGAAGATGAGGGAAGTTTACAGCGTCTTCAAGAAAATATAGACCTTTATCATAAATGGCATAAAAAAGGGGAAGGGCGCATCCATGTTGACTTTGGCCCGCATGCTCCATATACTTGTCAGGATGGAATTTTAAAAAAAGTAATAGAAGCGGCTGAGTCACTACCAGATTCCGGTATTCATATTCATCTTTGTGAAACACAGACAGAGGTGAAAGGTTCAATCGAACAATATGGTATGACGCCGATTGAACGGATGGAGAAGCTTGGACTTTTTGAAAAAAAACGAGTAGTTGCTGCGCATGGTGTACATTTGACTGATAGAGATATTGCAATTATAAAAAAATATGATGTAAATATTGTTCATAATCCGAGCAGTAACTTAAAGCTTGCAAGTGGTTTTGCTCCGGTAGCAAAATTAATGAGTGAAGGAATCAATGTTGCACTCGGAACCGATGGATCGTCGTCAAATAACAATGTAAATATGATAGAAGAGTTGCACATAGCCGGCATTTTAGCAAAGGCAGTGGCGCAAGATGCAAAGGCACTTCCGGCATATGAAATCATTAAGATGGCGACAATAAATGGAGCAAAAGCTCTAGGTATTGAGGAGCAGACCGGGAGTCTTGAAATTGGTAAAAAAGCAGACATCGCAATTATTGATATGAGCGGTGCACATTGGTATCCGCAGACGGATCTCATTGCGGCGGTAGCCTATTCCATGCAGGGGAACGATGTTCGGGATGTGATTTGTAACGGTAAGCTGCTTATGGAAGACCGCAAATTATTAACCATTTCTGAAAAAGATGTAATTGATAAAATACAAACGCTTTCTAAAAAGGTATTAGGCCAAATATAA
- a CDS encoding LysO family transporter: protein MSYTLLLYLGLMGLGIFIGSKKMSKEREYKWIPKIQYIAVIVLIAALGVQIGSDDNVVASLKEIGVSAFVISVFSMAGSVLCVYFVRKWIGLNKEGVRDNE from the coding sequence ATGTCATATACATTGTTACTGTACCTAGGCCTCATGGGACTGGGTATTTTTATTGGTTCAAAGAAGATGTCTAAGGAACGAGAATATAAGTGGATACCGAAAATTCAGTACATAGCAGTCATTGTGCTAATCGCAGCTCTGGGGGTTCAAATCGGATCGGACGACAACGTAGTTGCCTCCTTAAAAGAGATTGGGGTATCAGCATTTGTAATCTCTGTTTTTTCTATGGCTGGTTCTGTATTATGTGTGTATTTTGTACGAAAGTGGATTGGACTAAATAAAGAAGGGGTGCGTGACAATGAGTAA
- the infC gene encoding translation initiation factor IF-3, translated as MSKENQINEEIREKEVRLIDTDGTQLGVVSIQEAMDRANDAKLDLVNIAPNAKPPVCKILDYGKYRYEIQKKEKEARKKQKVIQVKEIRLSTFIEEHDLAVKANNAAKFLKDGDKVKVSLRFKGREKGYSNVGQNVMEKFYEIVSEISVQEKKPQFEGRSLYMILAPKADNR; from the coding sequence ATTAGCAAGGAAAATCAAATCAACGAAGAAATTCGTGAAAAGGAAGTAAGACTAATCGATACGGATGGAACCCAATTGGGAGTTGTGAGTATACAAGAGGCGATGGATAGGGCCAACGATGCTAAGTTGGACTTAGTTAATATTGCACCAAATGCAAAGCCGCCGGTTTGTAAGATTTTGGATTATGGTAAATACAGATACGAAATTCAAAAGAAAGAAAAAGAAGCAAGGAAAAAACAGAAAGTAATTCAGGTAAAGGAAATTCGTTTGAGTACTTTTATTGAGGAGCATGATCTTGCAGTGAAAGCAAATAATGCTGCGAAGTTTTTGAAAGACGGAGACAAAGTAAAGGTAAGCTTGCGTTTTAAAGGAAGAGAAAAGGGTTATTCCAACGTTGGGCAGAACGTAATGGAAAAGTTTTATGAGATTGTTTCTGAAATTAGTGTTCAAGAGAAAAAACCACAATTTGAAGGCAGAAGCTTGTATATGATTTTAGCACCGAAAGCTGATAATAGATAA
- a CDS encoding sigma-E processing peptidase SpoIIGA — MVIYGEYLFLENFITGFLILKLTGKICGLQALTRRLLFGSSLCGIYSFVLFINGMPIPFSIALKIFFSILLIRCVFGKKESVQFRKAVLVFYLVSFAMGGITIGMMYFIGVSGVTNNSSLYIEQVSYFNILLGCTVAYLIIHIFADFIKGRHLDQSGVIAQVEITLNGKKVLVRGMVDTGNFLADPCTGKPVFLIELDAFLPLVSEEIADMFRAEKDSVAVYNQLKGKEFVQRLRLIPYECVGNGNGLLLGVKPDKITIFREGLNPESEDVILGIYYGTFGRSWSEERYSVLMHPMAIERGIACHV, encoded by the coding sequence ATGGTCATTTACGGGGAGTATCTCTTTCTTGAAAATTTCATTACTGGATTTCTTATTCTAAAGCTGACTGGTAAAATCTGCGGCTTGCAGGCCTTAACAAGGCGTTTACTCTTCGGAAGCAGTCTTTGTGGCATTTATTCTTTTGTCCTCTTTATAAATGGAATGCCTATCCCTTTCTCGATTGCATTAAAAATATTTTTTTCTATTTTGCTGATACGTTGTGTATTTGGAAAAAAAGAAAGTGTGCAGTTTCGAAAAGCGGTTTTAGTTTTTTATTTGGTCAGCTTTGCAATGGGTGGAATTACAATTGGAATGATGTATTTTATCGGTGTATCCGGTGTTACAAATAACAGCAGCCTTTACATAGAGCAAGTGAGCTATTTTAATATTTTACTGGGATGTACAGTTGCATATTTAATCATCCATATATTCGCAGATTTTATAAAAGGAAGACATCTTGATCAGTCAGGAGTTATCGCGCAAGTTGAGATTACCCTAAATGGAAAAAAAGTTCTTGTACGCGGAATGGTGGACACTGGTAATTTTTTAGCAGATCCATGTACGGGAAAGCCGGTGTTTTTAATTGAACTTGATGCATTTTTACCACTGGTTTCGGAAGAAATTGCAGATATGTTTCGTGCTGAGAAGGATTCTGTAGCTGTTTATAATCAATTAAAAGGTAAAGAATTTGTGCAGAGGTTACGATTAATTCCTTATGAATGCGTCGGCAATGGAAATGGATTGCTTTTGGGGGTAAAACCGGATAAAATTACGATTTTTAGAGAAGGCCTGAATCCAGAATCGGAAGATGTAATTTTAGGAATTTATTATGGAACGTTTGGAAGAAGCTGGAGTGAGGAACGCTATTCGGTGCTAATGCATCCGATGGCAATAGAAAGGGGTATCGCTTGTCATGTTTAG
- the pylC gene encoding 3-methylornithine--L-lysine ligase PylC — MKTAVIIGGKLQGVEACYLAQKANIKTILIDINPCAPAIGMADEFYCLNVCEKSKELLALLKKGDFILPAMENDEVLQALYELKDAEALNLAFDFSAYAISSSKTASDRLIRENQIPAPVYYPNCQPPYIAKPNSASGSEGVRYIESVKEAETFLKNVPKGDSWVIQEYLDGKSYSIEVIGKPGDYRTYEVTEIHMDDRYDCKRVTAPCPISDALKSNFSAIGIQLAELVHLKGIMDVEVILDKGQLKVLEIDARIPSQTPTVVYQSTGVNFMEELAALFCEGIMPQRDWGEKKHVSFEHFIIKNKKVEGVGEHAVSSCGPLHYYENCFEADEVLTDYEDGEEVLVGTFINSAATQEELEQKRNCMRKKLNHFLTKEDGM, encoded by the coding sequence ATGAAAACAGCAGTAATTATTGGAGGCAAGCTGCAAGGAGTTGAGGCTTGCTATCTAGCCCAAAAGGCGAATATTAAGACAATCTTAATCGACATCAATCCCTGCGCACCTGCAATCGGAATGGCAGATGAATTTTATTGCCTGAATGTGTGTGAAAAATCAAAGGAGCTTTTAGCTCTTCTTAAAAAAGGTGATTTTATTTTGCCTGCAATGGAAAATGATGAAGTACTTCAAGCATTATATGAATTAAAAGATGCAGAAGCTTTAAACCTTGCTTTTGATTTTTCTGCTTATGCAATTTCTTCTTCTAAGACAGCTTCGGACCGCCTGATTCGTGAAAACCAGATACCGGCACCGGTCTATTATCCGAATTGCCAGCCTCCTTATATTGCAAAGCCTAATTCTGCAAGCGGCAGTGAAGGTGTTCGTTATATTGAGAGTGTGAAAGAGGCAGAAACTTTCTTAAAAAATGTGCCAAAGGGAGATTCGTGGGTTATTCAAGAGTATCTCGATGGAAAGTCCTATTCCATTGAAGTCATTGGAAAACCGGGAGATTATCGTACCTATGAGGTGACTGAAATTCATATGGATGATCGTTATGATTGCAAGCGAGTAACGGCTCCATGTCCCATTTCAGATGCTTTAAAGAGCAATTTTTCAGCGATTGGCATTCAACTTGCGGAATTGGTTCATTTAAAAGGGATTATGGATGTAGAAGTAATCTTGGACAAGGGACAGCTCAAGGTGCTTGAAATCGATGCACGTATCCCAAGTCAGACACCAACAGTAGTCTATCAGTCCACTGGGGTGAATTTTATGGAAGAGCTTGCTGCATTGTTTTGTGAAGGAATCATGCCTCAAAGAGATTGGGGAGAGAAAAAACATGTCTCGTTTGAACATTTTATAATAAAAAATAAGAAAGTTGAGGGAGTAGGAGAACATGCTGTGAGCAGCTGTGGTCCACTGCACTATTATGAGAACTGTTTTGAAGCCGATGAAGTGCTTACTGATTACGAAGACGGGGAAGAAGTATTAGTTGGGACGTTTATTAATTCTGCTGCGACACAGGAGGAACTGGAACAAAAACGAAATTGTATGAGAAAAAAATTAAATCACTTCTTGACAAAGGAGGATGGAATGTGA
- the lexA gene encoding transcriptional repressor LexA → MEQLKEREKQILSYMQNEIKTKGYPPTVREMCQFLGIKSTSTAHKDLANLEKKGYIRKDPSKPRAIEILYQNQAVDYASAPIPVQKKSPLLNLEQPVERMDVSEIPVIGRIAAGTPILADENIEDTFPIPNRFLSSGNNFMLTVRGESMIEAGIFDGDYILVKQQNIASNGDIIVAMVDGFESEATVKTFYRENDHIRLQPENQTMSPILVKDVKILGLVKGVFRYLR, encoded by the coding sequence ATGGAACAGCTAAAAGAACGGGAAAAGCAGATATTATCCTACATGCAAAATGAAATTAAGACAAAGGGATATCCGCCTACAGTTCGTGAAATGTGCCAGTTTCTAGGAATTAAATCCACCTCCACTGCACATAAAGACCTTGCTAATTTAGAAAAAAAAGGATATATCCGCAAAGATCCATCAAAGCCACGTGCCATTGAAATACTTTATCAAAATCAAGCTGTGGATTATGCTTCTGCCCCTATACCTGTGCAAAAAAAATCCCCTCTTTTGAATCTAGAACAGCCTGTGGAACGTATGGATGTCTCAGAAATTCCGGTAATCGGACGAATTGCTGCCGGTACTCCGATTTTAGCAGATGAAAATATTGAAGATACATTTCCAATTCCAAACCGTTTTTTATCTTCCGGAAATAATTTTATGCTTACTGTTCGTGGAGAGAGCATGATTGAAGCCGGTATCTTCGACGGAGACTATATTCTCGTAAAACAACAGAACATAGCCAGCAATGGTGATATCATAGTGGCGATGGTAGATGGATTTGAAAGTGAAGCAACAGTAAAAACCTTTTACAGAGAAAACGACCACATCCGTTTACAGCCGGAAAATCAAACAATGAGTCCAATCTTAGTAAAAGACGTTAAGATACTTGGATTAGTTAAGGGTGTTTTTCGCTATTTACGATAA
- a CDS encoding methyltransferase domain-containing protein, whose translation MMKQTIHKKETKKTPLKQTKIERIKVLCEENKSIFSCPICRGAIVQTIQGDLTCENKHCFNIARKGYINFMNAAHESFYDKELFYSRSQIFQRGFYQPVAEAVEKVIASYATLWEKGAFNVLDIGCGEGYYLDWIATHFPSAHCFGIDLSKEAVKAATHHEADTIWAIADLTKLPFRSKTFHVLLNILTPANYEEFSRIQKKQGIVIKISPGKDYLKEIRNRFSYKNYNETRVMDYSKENMEILEENRIYYKKTLTETDWKDFLYMTPLTAHKQEERVRQIEFPEKEITIDLNLIVGRLKGRKR comes from the coding sequence ATGATGAAACAAACGATACATAAAAAAGAAACGAAGAAGACCCCTTTAAAACAAACGAAGATAGAACGAATAAAAGTATTATGTGAAGAGAACAAATCCATTTTTTCCTGTCCAATTTGCAGAGGGGCAATTGTACAAACGATACAAGGAGATTTGACCTGCGAAAACAAGCATTGCTTTAACATTGCACGAAAAGGGTATATCAATTTTATGAATGCAGCACATGAAAGCTTTTATGATAAAGAGCTTTTTTATTCACGGAGTCAAATTTTTCAAAGGGGCTTTTATCAACCGGTGGCAGAGGCAGTTGAAAAAGTAATTGCTTCCTATGCAACGTTATGGGAAAAAGGCGCTTTTAATGTTTTGGATATTGGCTGTGGAGAAGGGTATTATCTGGATTGGATTGCAACGCATTTTCCATCCGCACACTGCTTTGGAATTGATCTTTCCAAAGAAGCGGTCAAAGCGGCGACACACCATGAGGCAGATACGATTTGGGCGATTGCGGATTTGACAAAATTACCATTTCGCAGTAAAACATTTCATGTTCTGCTCAATATACTTACTCCAGCTAATTATGAAGAATTCAGCCGGATTCAAAAAAAGCAGGGCATTGTGATAAAAATATCACCCGGAAAAGATTATTTAAAAGAAATACGGAACCGTTTTTCATATAAAAATTATAATGAGACTCGTGTGATGGATTATTCAAAAGAAAATATGGAGATCTTGGAGGAAAACAGAATTTATTATAAAAAGACTTTGACAGAGACAGACTGGAAAGATTTTTTATATATGACCCCATTGACTGCGCATAAACAAGAAGAACGAGTCAGACAAATTGAATTTCCTGAGAAGGAAATTACGATAGATTTAAATTTGATAGTCGGACGTTTAAAAGGGAGGAAAAGATGA
- the rplT gene encoding 50S ribosomal protein L20: MARVKRGMNSKKRHKKILKLAKGFYGAKSKIFRAANPAVMRSLRSAYVGRKNKKREYRRLWIARINAAARMNDISYSKLMNGLKVSGLEINRKMLSEMAIYDPSGFAQLVETAKKAVK; encoded by the coding sequence ATGGCAAGAGTAAAAAGAGGAATGAATTCCAAGAAGAGACATAAGAAAATATTAAAGTTAGCAAAAGGTTTTTACGGAGCAAAGAGCAAGATCTTTAGAGCTGCAAATCCAGCAGTTATGAGATCCCTTCGTTCTGCTTATGTAGGAAGAAAGAATAAGAAAAGAGAATATAGAAGACTATGGATTGCAAGAATCAATGCTGCTGCAAGAATGAACGATATTTCTTACAGCAAGTTGATGAACGGTTTAAAGGTTTCCGGTCTTGAAATCAATCGTAAGATGCTTTCTGAAATGGCAATTTATGATCCAAGTGGTTTCGCGCAATTAGTTGAAACTGCAAAAAAAGCAGTAAAATAA
- the rpmI gene encoding 50S ribosomal protein L35, translating into MAKMKSHRGAMKRFKVTGSGKVTRHKAYKSHILTKKSTKRKRGLRKSTVLGSADHKRIKSVLNV; encoded by the coding sequence ATGGCAAAGATGAAATCCCATAGAGGAGCAATGAAACGATTCAAGGTAACCGGCAGCGGTAAAGTGACGAGACATAAGGCATACAAGAGCCATATTCTTACAAAGAAGAGCACGAAGAGAAAAAGAGGCTTAAGAAAGTCTACTGTACTTGGAAGTGCAGATCACAAGAGAATTAAGTCTGTATTGAATGTGTAA
- a CDS encoding lysine exporter LysO family protein, translated as MSKTIILSVTAGMLAGYFFVPDSWVFICEYLIKGGLCAILFLVGLDIGRQENVWKEIREVGFWIFLFPLAIIVGTLAFGALSGLFLPMTIQEAVGVAAGLGWYSLAPMMLAEYSATLSATAFLANVFREIGGIIFVAFVADKVGFIESIAVPGSSSMDTCLPVIVSATNDRVAIYSIVSGVVISISIPFLIQIVMGF; from the coding sequence ATGAGTAAGACAATTATATTGTCAGTAACTGCGGGGATGCTGGCAGGATATTTTTTTGTTCCGGATTCCTGGGTCTTTATTTGTGAATATCTAATTAAAGGAGGCCTCTGTGCCATTTTGTTTTTGGTTGGGCTCGATATCGGACGACAGGAGAACGTCTGGAAGGAAATTCGAGAGGTAGGGTTTTGGATATTTCTTTTTCCGCTTGCGATTATTGTAGGGACGTTAGCCTTTGGCGCATTATCTGGTTTATTTTTGCCAATGACCATACAGGAAGCAGTCGGCGTTGCAGCAGGACTGGGATGGTATTCGTTAGCTCCTATGATGCTTGCAGAATACTCTGCAACGTTGAGCGCAACTGCTTTTTTAGCAAATGTGTTTCGTGAAATCGGAGGAATTATTTTTGTGGCATTCGTCGCAGATAAAGTGGGTTTCATTGAAAGCATTGCGGTTCCGGGCTCTTCTTCCATGGATACCTGTCTACCTGTGATTGTCAGCGCGACGAATGATCGGGTTGCAATTTACTCTATTGTAAGTGGTGTTGTGATATCCATTTCTATTCCATTTTTAATACAAATCGTAATGGGATTTTAA
- the sigE gene encoding RNA polymerase sporulation sigma factor SigE, protein MIWFFFHRKRRKIFYIGGTDVLPPPLTAEEEAELMEQMESNTEAVRTILIERNLRLVVYIAKKFENAGINIEDLISIGTIGLIKAVNTFKKDKNIKLATYASRCIENEILMHLRRTSKNRTEVSFDEPLNVDWDGNELLLSDILGTETDIVYNHIEEEVNRNLLIYALKQLTPRERKIMEMRFGLINGREMTQKEVADFMGISQSYISRLEKKIISRLQKEIKKLG, encoded by the coding sequence ATGATATGGTTTTTCTTTCACCGAAAGAGGAGAAAAATCTTTTATATTGGGGGAACTGACGTATTACCGCCACCGCTGACTGCAGAAGAAGAAGCGGAGTTGATGGAACAGATGGAAAGCAACACAGAAGCTGTACGTACTATTTTAATAGAACGTAACCTAAGACTTGTTGTATATATTGCAAAGAAATTCGAGAATGCAGGGATCAACATTGAAGATTTAATTTCAATTGGAACGATTGGGTTAATTAAGGCAGTAAATACATTTAAGAAAGATAAGAATATCAAATTGGCTACCTATGCCTCAAGATGCATAGAGAATGAAATTCTGATGCATTTAAGACGCACCAGTAAGAATCGCACAGAAGTTTCTTTTGATGAACCGCTGAATGTAGACTGGGATGGAAATGAACTGCTGCTTTCTGATATTTTAGGAACGGAAACAGATATCGTATATAACCATATTGAAGAAGAAGTCAATCGCAATCTATTGATTTATGCACTGAAACAATTGACTCCTCGGGAACGAAAAATAATGGAAATGCGTTTTGGTTTGATTAATGGAAGAGAAATGACTCAAAAGGAGGTAGCGGATTTTATGGGGATCTCTCAGTCTTATATTTCTAGACTAGAGAAAAAAATAATTTCTCGCCTGCAAAAGGAAATTAAGAAGCTAGGATAG